A genomic window from Euwallacea fornicatus isolate EFF26 chromosome 6, ASM4011564v1, whole genome shotgun sequence includes:
- the LOC136339823 gene encoding uncharacterized protein isoform X1 produces MSKDDFDIFRQLAKSPKDTTASDFIGGLQNREVGGYRQNVTSRENLHVFAEEQFVIKEKLNEMRCEMPGSPRSTFLMVFSPDGRRVASTHGNHNIYVTDLRSGKNIKTLVGHPRTPWCIAFHPTSDQIVASGCLGGQVRIWDLNGGSEVWTTSSQSVIASIAFHPNDRILVIATVNEIYFWDWSQPEPFVQTSTNNPKEKVRYVAFDKLGHKLITGIANSSQTRWERVRAPVPVPRQERCANPYRRTITQRLVTSAGNAPIPQPAMSVETTSQERDNSSIPERERRITMCYRNLVREYERLVHRYLQLYRPPTMIDRGTDPMEPSHFNSGTQTAGTSERDPSLPGPSGLQAIGISEAGTSSMASGTREEGAVSPSTGEPSSAPHSQCLITPSRIFSVARKPPSSIRGTQTNESGKHKSEESADLKRNDEKRFKRNDGESASSDSSTSRETSPQISQPPQTDASTEVSAMSNAEDQRVLVVSLERLSPERVSSTSQESGRPEAVSPSTQKSRLFKRRATLLNTLSSGPPPGINYDNVRPPGNPHASGPPGNRYGERFAEYIRANRERIQEFRRRNQSVLNTEGSSEVTSHENTDGDGTGPSSSTDHDTVRMELLRYHELSNWLYESCPGTNIRNNQQNVDDLLSSIRRTAEEEVRNRILPIIRSVPPPDRPELIRLFENSREHVRTRFRQMCPVFLRRHCRRPLRIESSTDSSSSDNDATRQSPTRLNRRNSDIDHSQGTGRSPVDPFLASDSPASPPVNSAHSSTSLSSPAAPASGERNYRAELDQLVSSLLTEIEWNDESRNSPSGSAGNGNNSSNATSARTRPTRSHLWSMNAERLPQPPGESIENMLFDSPTSSQREQLREDYPYRRFSGPQNPTHGHMLTSPYYSLSPPIGDPRTFPNTDTRTTNSTIYTSSSSSPSRRRVFSHRVSAFMPTRVNYTRTRFRRNPHYASGTGRTGFSRPPRSPSLVLDELINYAERENSEEDLPPPSPQGVLHFESAPRSSNLSPENSVIGSMYSNIMQDLESSLIDVRNIRASSRLGESSDMLNNFSERLENIMSQSDSILRNLRSSIDLLPNPPEQGRNSGSDSDPRWNFNDPGFYVRDLRTEWDLQASNDSDSVSPVNPDVMSLHAVTADHTYPRNPNNSETNESMSPLMNSLHLTISHIQRQARLLRRQVQSIERIDRAMVEVSQLQLMRQLIIEMVRHGNLLGESRSTGVSSVRQMMAGTRISDSSPYESPSEEAVPNSDPPEEQSQAGTAAGPSQPSTSSSTTSSNDQPGPSSGVSGQHRRTTNRKTYPPSRYVRNYPRRPAFWFSKRCLYRVERGPRQNSQSRSGSRSNTPTPYTVGPQIFNYSNINPSTLSLMTRRLERLLTEQMRIFTRSQDSSSTSSPRPSASVDLGEHILALRLHGCLLRINRVLGNRVSSILRNTRTSYSQVGSTTASYDGASRYAARHTLSLIVDGLSRYIEELGPGPISNSMRMQIHSVFAMSLLLTELLLLQVVDSIPPPSGMNLDPERESLARRIDELCTQMLQNRVTGSSAQLTRSLRLMRLTMRHAHRALDQTYIARRNAMLPRQEPDRRQLLGTINRCLRTINRSHSRNSHSNLSEQSSDNAPNQPSASGNGEPFTESFYSTIHDLITRYSDNREEEGRSQPSTSRERPQHRNPVSSNNDNSDVDDTDDPEEPDWFVHRSNTSNNGNPTRANSLLYRTNNVNLASTSRPEPSTSRVWNVPSVQVNDVPVTEPFAFAQRLMAHRQRFSERVSELRTNSRVGLFRPRFLHPLYASVNPFDENLDEPQREQIYDSDMVTTVTPNHRIQAWDISDWTVPAISNSMKNVVVSECKIHNDASVDIATDGTILVTLLPSGGYLNFTNRLGVYSLRWETLGQCLYTTSFEQNAVSVSLSPLSRHLVVGFVTRRVSIIISDRLMMARIYRIEQKDVPGDRLPVLREFEQHRENRINCIRWLPTSGQGLIYATNTGQLVILS; encoded by the exons atgagtaaagacgattttgacatttttcggCAACTAGCCAAATCACCAAAGGATACCACTGCAAGTGATTTCATTGGAGGACTGCAGAATAGAGAAGTGGGTGGCTACCGGCAGAATGTTACTAGCAGAGAAAATTTGCATGTATTTGCTGAAGAACAGTTTGTGATCAAGGAGAAACTTAATGAAATG CGCTGTGAGATGCCTGGTTCACCTCGGTCCACCTTCTTAATGGTGTTCAGCCCCGATGGCAGAAGAGTAGCATCTACCCATGGAAATCACAACATCTATGTTACCGATTTGAGAAGCGGcaagaatattaaaacattAGTGGGTCATCCGCGTACACCCTGGTGCATAGCGTTTCATCCTACTTCAGACCAGATTGTAGCTTCTGGGTGTTTGGGAGGGCAAGTGCGTATTTGGGATCTCAAT GGAGGCAGTGAGGTGTGGActacatcttcacaatctgtTATAGCTTCTATAGCTTTTCATCCTAACGATAGAATATTGGTGATAGCAACGGTTAATGAGATCTATTTCTGGGACTGGAGCCAGCCTGAACCGTTCGTTCAGACTTCAACCAATAATCCTAAAGAGAAG GTTAGGTACGTGGCCTTTGATAAATTAGGCCACAAATTAATCACGGGCATTGCAAACAGCTCTCAAACGCGTTGGGAAAGGGTGCGAGCACCTGTGCCGGTCCCCCGGCAGGAGCGTTGCGCTAATCCTTACAGACGAACTATCACTCAAAGACTGGTAACTTCAGCGGGAAATGCACCAATCCCG CAACCGGCGATGAGCGTCGAAACAACCTCGCAAGAGAGAGACAACAGTTCGATTCCGGAGAGGGAGAGAAGGATTACAATGTGCTACAGAAATTTAGTGAGGGAGTACGAACGTCTGGTGCATAGATATTTGCAGTTGTATCGCCCGCCTACTatg ATCGATAGAGGAACAGATCCAATGGAACCAAGTCACTTTAACAGTGGTACTCAAACTGCGGGAACATCGGAACGTGATCCTTCATTGCCAGGACCCAGCGGCCTTCAGGCAATCGGGATTTCTGAAGCTGGTACCTCATCAATGGCTAGTGGTACTCGGGAAGAAG GTGCCGTATCTCCAAGCACTGGCGAACCTTCTTCGGCTCCACATTCACAATGCCTTATCACTCCCAGTAGGATATTTTCGGTGGCTCGGAAACCACCAAGTTCAATTCGGGGAACCCAGACTAACGAATCAGGAAAGCACAAATCAGAGGAGAGCGCGGATCTGAAGAGGAATGATGAAAAAAG gtttaaaAGAAACGATGGTGAATCAGCTTCAAGTGATAGCAGTACATCCAGAGAAACATCACCTCAGATATCTCAACCACCTCAAACGGATGCTTCTACCGAAGTATCAGCCATGTCTAATGCCGAAGATCAGCGAGTTTTAGTTGTTAGTTTGGAAAGATTAAGTCCTGAGAG GGTATCTTCGACATCACAAGAAAGTGGCCGACCTGAAGCAGTATCGCCTTCCACCCAAAAATCACGTTTATTTAAAAGGAGAGCAACACTTCTGAACACTTTGA GTAGTGGGCCACCCCCGGGAATTAATTACGATAATGTGAGACCCCCAGGAAACCCCCATGCTAGCGGAC CTCCTGGAAATCGTTACGGCGAACGTTTCGCGGAATACATTAGAGCCAACAGAGAGAGGATTCAAGAGTTTCGACGCAGAAATCAAAGTGTTTTAAACACCGAAG GTTCTTCAGAAGTAACGTCGCACGAAAATACGGATGGGGACGGGACTGGTCCTTCGTCTTCAACAGATCACGACACAGTAAGAATGGAGTTGCTTCGCTACCATGAACTTTCAAACTGGCTTTATGAATCATGTCCAGGCACCAATATTAGAA ATAACCAACAAAATGTTGATGATTTGCTTTCGAGCATTCGAAGAACTGCAGAGGAAGAAGTGAGGAACCGCATTTTGCCGATTATAAGATCCGTACCTCCTCCTGATAGACCAGAACTAATAAG GTTGTTTGAAAATAGTCGCGAACACGTTAGAACGCGTTTTCGTCAAATGTGTCCCGTGTTTCTGCGGCGCCACTGTCGCAGACCTTTACGCATTGAAAGTTCGACTGATAGCAGTAGTTCAGACAATGATGCAACCCGTCAATCACCCACCAGACTGAACCGTCGTAATTCGGATATTGACCATTCCCAAGGCACAGGTCGAAGCCCTGTCGATCCTTTTTTGGCGAGCG ACTCCCCAGCAAGTCCTCCGGTGAATTCTGCCCACTCCTCCACCTCTTTATCTTCTCCAGCAGCACCCGCTAGTGGTGAGCGGAACTATCGAGCGGAATTAGATCAATTGGTTAGCTCTCTTTTAACTGAAATCGAGTGGAACGACGAATCGCGCAACAGTCCTTCAGGG TCAGCCGGTAATGGCAATAATTCATCTAATGCCACAAGTGCAAGAACACGCCCTACAAGGAGTCACTTATGGTCGATGAATGCCGAGAGACTGCCACAACCTCCCGGCGAAAGTATCGAGAACATGTTGTTTGATTCCCCCACCAGCAGTCAAAGGGAACAGTTGAGAGAAGATTACCCTTATCGGAG ATTTTCCGGCCCACAAAACCCAACTCACGGCCACATGCTTACGAGCCCCTATTACTCCTTATCGCCCCCAATCGGCGATCCCCGCACTTTTCCCAATACCGACACTCGTACGACGAATTCTACCATTTATACGTCAAGTTCGAGTTCACCGAGCAGAAGGAGAGTTTTTTCGCACCGCGTCTCGGCATTTATGCCCACAAGGGTAAACTATACCAGGACGAGGTTTAGGAGGAACCCACATTATGCTTCGGGTACTGGAAGAACAG gcTTCTCTAGACCGCCCAGAAGTCCCTCTCTCGTGTTGGATGAATTGATTAACTACGCGGAGAGAGAAAACAGCGAGGAAGATCTCCCTCCTCCGTCACCCCAAGGTGTTTTGCATTTCGAATCTGCCCCGCGGAGCTCTAATTTGAGCCCGGAAAATTCAGTTATCGGATCAATGTATTCGAATATAATGCAGGATTTGGAGTCCTCTTTAATTGACGTGAGAAATATTAGAGCGAGCAGTCGTCTCGGGGAATCTAGCGATATGCTGAATAACTTTTCCGAGAG GTTGGAAAATATCATGTCTCAGTCGGATTCGATCCTCAGGAACTTGAGAAGTTCTATAGATCTCTTGCCGAATCCGCCGGAACAAGGCCGGAACAGTGGATCGGACAGCGATCCTCGATGGAATTTTAACGATCCCGGGTTTTATGTCCGAGATTTGCGCACTGAG TGGGATTTACAGGCTTCAAATGATAGTGATTCGGTGTCACCGGTCAACCCAGACGTGATGTCGCTTCATGCTGTTACTGCAGATCACACTTATCCGCGCAATCCAAATAATTCGGAAACGAACGAGAGTATGTCGCCTTTGATGAATTCTCTTCACCTCACTATTTCGCATATTCAGCGACAGGCGAGACTGCTAAGAAGACAG GTGCAAAGCATAGAGAGAATAGACCGAGCAATGGTGGAAGTATCCCAACTGCAATTAATGCGCCAATTGATAATTGAGATGGTCCGCCATGGCAACTTGTTGGGCGAAAGTCGTTCGACCGGGGTGTCCAGTGTGCGTCAAATGATGGCAGGGACCAGAATTAGTGATTCCAGTCCCTATGAGTCTCCCAGCGAAGAGGCGGTGCCCAATAGTGATCCTCCAGAGGAGCAGAGTCAGGCCGGCACCGCTGCTGGTCCCTCGCAGCCGA GCACTAGCTCAAGTACCACTTCTAGTAACGACCAACCGGGCCCCAGTTCCGGCGTTTCAGGGCAACACAGACGCACCACGAACCGAAAAACTTACCCGCCCTCAAGATATGTTAG GAACTACCCGAGACGTCCGGCGTTCTGGTTCTCTAAACGCTGCCTGTATCGCGTCGAAAGGGGCCCGAGGCAAAATTCTCAGTCTCGAAGCGGCTCTAGATCAAACACGCCGACACCTTACACAGTCGGACCTcagattttcaattattctaATATCAATCCATCGACGCTTTCTTTAATGACTAGAAG acTGGAGCGCTTATTGACCGAACAGATGAGGATATTTACAAGATCGCAAGATTCTTCCAGCACTTCATCACCGCGTCCTAGCGCGTCCGTTGACTTGGGGGAACACATTTTGGCACTGAGATTACACGGGTGTCTCCTACGTATAAACCGCGTTCTAGGGAACAGAGTTTCCAGCATTTTACGTAATACCCGAACGTCTTACAGTCAAGTCGGCTCGACAACTGCTTCATACGATGGAGCTTCACG CTACGCAGCGCGGCACACTCTGAGCCTCATCGTAGACGGATTGAGTCGCTACATCGAGGAATTGGGACCTGGTCCCATATCAAACAGCATGCGTATGCAAATACACAGTGTGTTTGCCATGTCTCTACTTTTGACTGAACTTCTGCTACTCCAAGTGGTCGACTCGATTCCCCCTCCCTCTGGCATGAATTTGGATCCGGAAAGAGAATCGCTAGCCAGACGGATCGACGAGTTGTGCACTCAGATGTTGCAGAACAGG gttacAGGGAGTTCTGCTCAATTAACACGGAGTCTTCGACTGATGAGACTGACAATGCGCCACGCTCATAGGGCTTTGGATCAAACATACATTGCCCGTCGAAATGCTATGCTGCCGCGGCAAGAGCCTGACAGAAGGCAGCTTTTAGGCACTATCAATAG ATGTTTGAGGACAATAAACAGAAGTCATAGCCGGAATTCCCACTCAAATCTTTCGGAACAGAGCTCCGACAATGCTCCTAATCAGCCAAGTGCTTCTGGTAATGGAGAACCCTTCACCGAGTCGTTTTATAGTACTATACACGACTTGATAACGAGATATTCGGATAACAGGGAAGAAGAGGGTAGAAGCCAACCTTCGACTTCAAGGGAGAGGCCTCAACATCGGAATCCGGTGTCTAGCAATAATGATAATAG CGATGTTGATGACACCGATGATCCAGAAGAACCGGACTGGTTTGTACATCGCTCAAATACCTCAAATAATGGGAATCCGACCCGAGCCAATTCTCTCTTGTATCGCACGAACAATGTGAATTTGGCGTCAACTTCACGCCCTGAACCATCGACCTCCCGCGTTTGGAACGTGCCCTCGGTTCAAGTGAACGACGTTCCAGTCACTGAACCTTTCGCCTTTGCTCAGCGCTTGATGGCTCACAGGCAGAGATTCTCCGAAAGGGTTTCGGAATTGAG gACTAATTCAAGAGTGGGCCTATTCAGACCACGATTCCTACACCCTTTGTATGCTAGCGTTAATCCCTTCGACGAGAATCTGGACGAACCCCAAAGAGAACAAATTTATGACAGCGACATGGTTACAACCGTCACGCCTAATCACAGAATCCAAGCTTGGGACATATCTGATTGGACGGTGCCGGCCATCAGCAATT CAATGAAAAACGTAGTGGTCAGCGAATGTAAAATTCATAACGACGCCAGTGTTGATATAGCAACTGACGGCACCATTTTAGTCACGCTCTTGCCATCTGGGGGATATCTGAACTTTACCAACCGTTTAG GTGTATACAGCCTTCGTTGGGAAACGCTAGGTCAATGTTTGTATACCACAAGCTTCGAACAGAACGCAGTTTCCGTGTCACTTTCGCCGCTAAGTCGTCATTTGGTCGTGGGATTTGTCACCAGGAGAGTTTCTATAATAATAAGCGATCGATTG ATGATGGCCCGCATATACAGAATCGAGCAAAAAGACGTGCCCGGAGATCGCCTGCCTGTACTTAGGGAGTTCGAGCAACACCGCGAAAATAGAATTAACTGCATTAGGTGGCTGCCAACCTCTGGTCAAGGCTTGATTTACGCAACCAATACTGGCCAATTGGTGATTTTATCCTAA